A window of the Bradyrhizobium ottawaense genome harbors these coding sequences:
- a CDS encoding FAD binding domain-containing protein, translated as MYETTYHRPSSVDEAVALFAKGSESKYLAGGHTLIPVMKQRLASPSDVIDLARIKELVGIEPSGDGIVIKAATTHYDVAQSSIVKKAIPALAYLASLIGDPAVRHRGTIGGSIANNDPAADYPAALVALDATVKTNKRNIKAGDFFKGLFTTALEDGEIITAVSFPVTGKAGYAKFPHPASRFALTGVFVARSPGGDVRVAATGASQNGVMRVPAIEAALKANWSASALDGVKISADGLMSDIHGSSDYRANLIKVMAQRAVAAAG; from the coding sequence ATGTATGAGACAACTTACCATCGCCCCTCCTCGGTTGACGAAGCCGTGGCACTGTTCGCCAAGGGTTCGGAATCGAAGTACCTCGCCGGCGGCCACACGCTGATCCCCGTGATGAAGCAGCGGCTGGCCTCGCCATCCGACGTGATCGATCTCGCCCGGATCAAGGAACTGGTCGGCATCGAACCATCGGGCGACGGGATCGTCATCAAGGCCGCCACGACGCATTACGACGTGGCCCAGAGTAGTATCGTGAAGAAAGCGATTCCCGCGCTGGCCTATCTCGCTTCGCTGATCGGCGATCCCGCCGTGCGGCATCGCGGCACCATCGGCGGCTCGATCGCCAACAACGATCCGGCCGCGGATTACCCTGCAGCTCTGGTTGCGCTTGATGCCACCGTGAAAACCAACAAGCGCAACATCAAGGCCGGCGATTTCTTCAAGGGCCTGTTTACGACGGCGCTGGAGGACGGCGAGATCATCACCGCCGTCTCCTTCCCGGTTACGGGCAAGGCCGGGTATGCCAAATTCCCCCACCCGGCGTCGCGCTTCGCGCTGACCGGCGTGTTCGTGGCCAGGAGCCCGGGTGGCGATGTCCGCGTCGCCGCCACCGGGGCTTCGCAAAACGGCGTCATGCGGGTACCGGCGATCGAGGCAGCCCTGAAGGCCAACTGGTCGGCCAGCGCGCTCGACGGCGTCAAGATTTCCGCCGACGGTCTGATGAGCGATATTCACGGCTCGTCGGACTACCGCGCTAACCTGATCAAGGTGATGGCGCAGCGGGCGGTGGCTGCGGCGGGATAG